The Acanthopagrus latus isolate v.2019 chromosome 13, fAcaLat1.1, whole genome shotgun sequence genome contains a region encoding:
- the mtmr4 gene encoding myotubularin-related protein 4 isoform X3, which produces MFQLHIICKDSKVVRCHFATFKQCQEWVKRLNRSIAHPSRLEDLFALAYHAWCLGGSADDEDQHVHLCRPGDHVRQRMEMEVKRMGFDTQNVWRVSDINCNFKLCSSYPQKLLVPIWITDKELESVASFRSWKRIPVVVYRHQKNGAVIARCSQPEISWWGWRNTDDEYLVTSIAKACQMGTKGTCGAPACRQRGEAPDSCDSDFDSSLTGGSGCDDNTVPQKLLILDARSYTAAVANRAKGGGCECEEYYPNCEVMFMGMANIHAIRNSFQALRTVCSQIPDPGNWLSALESTRWLQHLSVMLKAATLVCSAVEREGRPVLVHCSDGWDRTPQIVALAKILLDPYYRTLEGFQVLVETDWLDYGHKFGDRCGHQENTDDVSEQCPVFLQWLDCVHQLLKQFPCLFEFNEAFLVKLVQHTYSCLYGTFLCNNAREREARNIYKRTCSVWSLLRSGNKNFQNFLYIPSHDMVLQPVCHTRALQLWTAVYLPTSSPCTAVDDSMELYLPMSVAGDELTSRSLDRLPKTRSMDNLLSAFENGVPLTRTSSDPNLNKHCQEGRSALEPSPATEETSADISGEVVPDTGLDSNEGEPLHQSPAKTPEDGPVAESCEDALEEPCLTTQPLPSLPLPPVPLSTDVALAHTPFPTPVLQQALPQITNPPLPPPPLEAESPCRTAESPTSPSHKSEPCLPLPCNGKESLLNGHTDGQVSGQANGLPESADLMTLKKALPMEDSTETLTGEGEPPPTLSPAENQDVTQNNLIDEEQPESPPQVQPQKEKEDTRTEVVKGRERVLTPVDCTQVAARHLISQSQLSDLSLFGSHWESVQGLVQSACSSAGHSGVSRALQPNTYQSRRLANKLLRSQGFAIANGSQCCRREALCCPSSPLQPGWLSAARSAGYTGLYGPAAAALNSYSLAAHQLLPVSYSSPSASSSPPPPQAPAYLDDDGLPVPMDAVQQRLRQIEAGYKQEVEVLRQQVRQLQMRLESKQYSTPPSEPDIDYEDDITCLRESDNSNEEDSLSTHSEDRLSEGSWDRVEPKDTEVTRWVPDHMASHCFNCDCEFWIAKRRHHCRNCGNVFCKDCCHLKLPIPDQQLYDPVLVCNTCHDLLLESRTREIRCQQLKKAIATASS; this is translated from the exons ATGTTCCAGCTGCACATCATCTGCAAAGACTCCAAAGTTGTGAG ATGCCACTTTGCAACGTTCAAGCAATGCCAGGAGTGGGTCAAACGCCTGAACCGGTCCATAGCTCACCCGTCCAGACTTGAAGACCTGTTCGCCCTGGCCTATCATGCTTGGTGTCTGGGAGGCAGCGCTGATGATGAAGACCAGCACGTTCATCTCTGTCGCCCAG GTGATCACGTGCGTCAGAGAATGGAAATGGAGGTGAAGAGGATGGGCTTCGACACACAGAATGTCTGGAGAGTGTCGGACATAAACTGCAACTTCAA GCTGTGCTCCAGCTACCCACAGAAGCTTTTGGTTCCAATATGGATCACTGACAAGGAGCTGGAGAGCGTGGCTTCTTTCCGATCCTGGAAGAGGATCCCAGTGGTGGTCTACAG GCACCAGAAAAATGGGGCAGTGATCGCCCGTTGCAGCCAGCCTGAGATCAGCTGGTGGGGCTGGAGGAACACGGACGACGAGTACCTGGTGACATCCATCGCCAAGGCATGTCAGATGGGTACCAAGGGCACCTGTGGAGCGCCAGCCTGCCGACAACGCGGGGAAGCTCCCGACTCCTGCGACAGTGATTTTG ACTCCTCCCTGACGGGCGGCTCTGGCTGCGATGACAACACTGTGCCACAGAAGCTGCTTATTCTGGATGCTCGCTCATACACTGCTGCAGTGGCCAACCGAGCCAAGGGCGGAGGCTGCGAATGTGAAG AGTACTACCCCAACTGTGAGGTGATGTTCATGGGAATGGCCAACATCCACGCCATCAGGAACAGCTTCCAGGCTCTGCGGACCGTCTGCAGTCAGATTCCAGATCCAGGAAA CTGGCTTTCAGCACTTGAGAGCACCCGTTGGCTGCAGCACCTGTCCGTCATGCTGAAGGCAGCCACTCTGGTGTGTTCAGCGGTGGAGAGGGAAGGCCGTCCCGTCTTGGTGCACTGTTCAGACGGATGGGACCGCACGCCGCAGATTGTAGCCCTCGCCAAGATCCTATTGGACCCCTACTACAGGACATTAGAG GGCTTCCAGGTGCTCGTGGAGACTGATTGGCTGGACTATGGTCATAAGTTTGGGGACCGCTGTGGCCACCAGGAGAACACTGACGATGTGAGCGAGCAGTGTCCCGTGTTCCTGCAGTGGCTggactgtgttcaccagctgcTCAAACAGTTCCCCTGTCTGTTTGAGTTCAACGAGGCCTTCCTG GTCAAGTTGGTGCAGCACACGTACTCGTGTCTTTACGGCACCTTCCTGTGCAACAACGCTCGTGAGAGGGAGGCGAGGAACATCTACAAACGCACCTGCTCTGTGTGGTCTTTGCTTCGCAGCGGAAACAAGAACTTCCAGAACTTCCTCTATATCCCCAGTCATGATATG GTGCTGCAGCCAGTCTGCCACACACGAGCATTACAGCTGTGGACAGCTGTTTACCtgcccacctcctccccctgcacCGCTGTGGACGATTCTATGGAGCTCTACCTCCCCATGAGTGTCGCAGGAGATGAACTCACCTCCCGTTCtctggacag ACTTCCCAAGACCCGCTCCATGGACAACCTGCTGTCAGCTTTTGAGAACGGGGTGCCCCTGACACGTACATCCAGTGACCCCAACCTCAATAAGCACTGCCAGGAGGGTCGCTCTGCCCTAGAGCCTTCACCAGCCACAGAAGAAACCTCGGCAGACATCTCTGGTGAGGTCGTACCTGACACTGGACTGGACAGCAACGAAGGCGAACCTCTTCATCAGAGTCCTGCCAAGACTCCAGAGGACGGCCCGGTTGCAGAGAGCTGTGAGGACGCACTGGAGGAGCCCTGCCTCACCACACAGCCCCTGCCCTCCCTGCCTCTTCCCCCCGTCCCTCTCAGTACAGACGTTGCACTCGCTCACACTCCCTTCCCCACTCCTGTCCTCCAGCAAGCTTTGCCCCAGATCACCAACCCTCctctcccaccacctccacTAGAGGCTGAGAGCCCCTGTAGGACTGCTGAGAGCCCCACGTCACCCTCTCATAAATCCGAGCCGTGCTTACCTCTTCCCTGCAACGGCAAGGAGTCGCTGCTTAACGGCCACACTGACGGCCAAGTAAGTGGTCAAGCAAACGGCCTTCCTGAATCTGCAGATCTGATGACTCTGAAGAAGGCCCTTCCCATGGAGGACTCCACTGAGACTCTCACAGGTGAGGGAGAACCTCCCCCCACCCTGTCTCCCGCAGAGAACCAGGATGTTACCCAGAATAATTTAATTGATGAGGAACAGCCCGAGTCACCGCCACAGGTTCAACCccagaaggagaaagaggacaCGAGGACAGAAGTAGTAAAAGGAAGAGAGCGTGTGTTAACTCCTGTAGACTGCACCCAGGTAGCAGCTCGCCACCTAATCTCCCAGAGCCAGCTCTCAGACCTGTCCCTGTTTGGCTCCCACTGGGAGAGCGTCCAGGGTCTGGTCCAGTCCGCATGCAGCAGCGCCGGTCACTCTGGTGTCAGCCGGGCCCTGCAGCCCAACACTTACCAGAGCCGTCGGCTTGCCAACAAGCTGCTCCGCTCCCAGGGCTTCGCCATCGCCAATGGGTCCCAGTGCTGCCGCAGAGAGGCTCTTTGTTGTCCCAGCAGCCCTCTGCAGCCTGGGTGGCTGTCTGCTGCCAGGAGTGCAGGCTACACCGGCCTGTACGGGCCTGCTGCCGCTGCCCTCAACAGCTACTCCCTGGCAGCACATCAGCTCCTGCCGGTGTCATACTCCTCGCCCTCCGCTTCCAGTTCCCCTCCCCCACCGCAGGCCCCAGCTTACCTGGACGATGACGGACTGCCGGTGCCCATGGACGCCGTGCAGCAGAGGCTGCGGCAGATCGAGGCAGGCTAcaagcaggaggtggaggtgctgaGGCAGCAGGTGCGACAGCTGCAGATGAGACTGGAGAGTAAACAGTACAGCACCCCTCCCTCAGAGCCAGACATCGACTATGAGGATGACATT ACTTGTCTGCGCGAGTCAGACAACAGCAACGAGGAGGATTCTCTGTCGACCCACAGTGAGGACCGTCTGTCTGAGGGCAGCTGGGATCGAGTGGAGCCCAAGGACACAGAG gtcacGAGGTGGGTACCCGACCACATGGCCTCCCATTGTTtcaactgtgactgtgagttCTGGATAGCCAAGAGACGTCACCACTGCAG GAACTGTGGCAACGTGTTCTGTAAAGACTGTTGTCATCTGAAGCTGCCCATCCCCGACCAGCAGCTGTACGACCCGGTGCTGGTCTGCAACACCTGCCACGACCTGCTCCTGGAGTCCCGCACCCGCGAGATCCGCTGCCAGCAGCTCAAGAAGGCCATCGCCACAGcctccagctga
- the mtmr4 gene encoding myotubularin-related protein 4 isoform X1 yields the protein MSLAGRVSCSMLNCFGEEGPPSLEYIKAKDLFPQKELVKEDESLQVPFPVLQGEGVEYLGHADEAIIAISNYRLHIKFKDSVINVPLRLIESVESRDMFQLHIICKDSKVVRCHFATFKQCQEWVKRLNRSIAHPSRLEDLFALAYHAWCLGGSADDEDQHVHLCRPGDHVRQRMEMEVKRMGFDTQNVWRVSDINCNFKLCSSYPQKLLVPIWITDKELESVASFRSWKRIPVVVYRHQKNGAVIARCSQPEISWWGWRNTDDEYLVTSIAKACQMGTKGTCGAPACRQRGEAPDSCDSDFDSSLTGGSGCDDNTVPQKLLILDARSYTAAVANRAKGGGCECEEYYPNCEVMFMGMANIHAIRNSFQALRTVCSQIPDPGNWLSALESTRWLQHLSVMLKAATLVCSAVEREGRPVLVHCSDGWDRTPQIVALAKILLDPYYRTLEGFQVLVETDWLDYGHKFGDRCGHQENTDDVSEQCPVFLQWLDCVHQLLKQFPCLFEFNEAFLVKLVQHTYSCLYGTFLCNNAREREARNIYKRTCSVWSLLRSGNKNFQNFLYIPSHDMVLQPVCHTRALQLWTAVYLPTSSPCTAVDDSMELYLPMSVAGDELTSRSLDRLPKTRSMDNLLSAFENGVPLTRTSSDPNLNKHCQEGRSALEPSPATEETSADISGEVVPDTGLDSNEGEPLHQSPAKTPEDGPVAESCEDALEEPCLTTQPLPSLPLPPVPLSTDVALAHTPFPTPVLQQALPQITNPPLPPPPLEAESPCRTAESPTSPSHKSEPCLPLPCNGKESLLNGHTDGQVSGQANGLPESADLMTLKKALPMEDSTETLTGEGEPPPTLSPAENQDVTQNNLIDEEQPESPPQVQPQKEKEDTRTEVVKGRERVLTPVDCTQVAARHLISQSQLSDLSLFGSHWESVQGLVQSACSSAGHSGVSRALQPNTYQSRRLANKLLRSQGFAIANGSQCCRREALCCPSSPLQPGWLSAARSAGYTGLYGPAAAALNSYSLAAHQLLPVSYSSPSASSSPPPPQAPAYLDDDGLPVPMDAVQQRLRQIEAGYKQEVEVLRQQVRQLQMRLESKQYSTPPSEPDIDYEDDITCLRESDNSNEEDSLSTHSEDRLSEGSWDRVEPKDTEVTRWVPDHMASHCFNCDCEFWIAKRRHHCRNCGNVFCKDCCHLKLPIPDQQLYDPVLVCNTCHDLLLESRTREIRCQQLKKAIATASS from the exons ggTGAAGAAGGGCCTCCCAGTCTGGAGTATATCAAGGCCAAGGACCTGTTCCCCCAGAAGGAGCTGGTGAAGGAGGATGAAAGCCTTCAG GTGCCATTCCCAGTTCTTCAGGGGGAAGGGGTGGAATATCTTGGTCATGCCGATGAAGCCATCATCGCCATCTCTAACTACCGGCTCCACATCAAGTTCAAGGACTCTGTCATCAAT GTGCCTCTCAGGCTGATAGAGAGTGTGGAGAGCAGAGATATGTTCCAGCTGCACATCATCTGCAAAGACTCCAAAGTTGTGAG ATGCCACTTTGCAACGTTCAAGCAATGCCAGGAGTGGGTCAAACGCCTGAACCGGTCCATAGCTCACCCGTCCAGACTTGAAGACCTGTTCGCCCTGGCCTATCATGCTTGGTGTCTGGGAGGCAGCGCTGATGATGAAGACCAGCACGTTCATCTCTGTCGCCCAG GTGATCACGTGCGTCAGAGAATGGAAATGGAGGTGAAGAGGATGGGCTTCGACACACAGAATGTCTGGAGAGTGTCGGACATAAACTGCAACTTCAA GCTGTGCTCCAGCTACCCACAGAAGCTTTTGGTTCCAATATGGATCACTGACAAGGAGCTGGAGAGCGTGGCTTCTTTCCGATCCTGGAAGAGGATCCCAGTGGTGGTCTACAG GCACCAGAAAAATGGGGCAGTGATCGCCCGTTGCAGCCAGCCTGAGATCAGCTGGTGGGGCTGGAGGAACACGGACGACGAGTACCTGGTGACATCCATCGCCAAGGCATGTCAGATGGGTACCAAGGGCACCTGTGGAGCGCCAGCCTGCCGACAACGCGGGGAAGCTCCCGACTCCTGCGACAGTGATTTTG ACTCCTCCCTGACGGGCGGCTCTGGCTGCGATGACAACACTGTGCCACAGAAGCTGCTTATTCTGGATGCTCGCTCATACACTGCTGCAGTGGCCAACCGAGCCAAGGGCGGAGGCTGCGAATGTGAAG AGTACTACCCCAACTGTGAGGTGATGTTCATGGGAATGGCCAACATCCACGCCATCAGGAACAGCTTCCAGGCTCTGCGGACCGTCTGCAGTCAGATTCCAGATCCAGGAAA CTGGCTTTCAGCACTTGAGAGCACCCGTTGGCTGCAGCACCTGTCCGTCATGCTGAAGGCAGCCACTCTGGTGTGTTCAGCGGTGGAGAGGGAAGGCCGTCCCGTCTTGGTGCACTGTTCAGACGGATGGGACCGCACGCCGCAGATTGTAGCCCTCGCCAAGATCCTATTGGACCCCTACTACAGGACATTAGAG GGCTTCCAGGTGCTCGTGGAGACTGATTGGCTGGACTATGGTCATAAGTTTGGGGACCGCTGTGGCCACCAGGAGAACACTGACGATGTGAGCGAGCAGTGTCCCGTGTTCCTGCAGTGGCTggactgtgttcaccagctgcTCAAACAGTTCCCCTGTCTGTTTGAGTTCAACGAGGCCTTCCTG GTCAAGTTGGTGCAGCACACGTACTCGTGTCTTTACGGCACCTTCCTGTGCAACAACGCTCGTGAGAGGGAGGCGAGGAACATCTACAAACGCACCTGCTCTGTGTGGTCTTTGCTTCGCAGCGGAAACAAGAACTTCCAGAACTTCCTCTATATCCCCAGTCATGATATG GTGCTGCAGCCAGTCTGCCACACACGAGCATTACAGCTGTGGACAGCTGTTTACCtgcccacctcctccccctgcacCGCTGTGGACGATTCTATGGAGCTCTACCTCCCCATGAGTGTCGCAGGAGATGAACTCACCTCCCGTTCtctggacag ACTTCCCAAGACCCGCTCCATGGACAACCTGCTGTCAGCTTTTGAGAACGGGGTGCCCCTGACACGTACATCCAGTGACCCCAACCTCAATAAGCACTGCCAGGAGGGTCGCTCTGCCCTAGAGCCTTCACCAGCCACAGAAGAAACCTCGGCAGACATCTCTGGTGAGGTCGTACCTGACACTGGACTGGACAGCAACGAAGGCGAACCTCTTCATCAGAGTCCTGCCAAGACTCCAGAGGACGGCCCGGTTGCAGAGAGCTGTGAGGACGCACTGGAGGAGCCCTGCCTCACCACACAGCCCCTGCCCTCCCTGCCTCTTCCCCCCGTCCCTCTCAGTACAGACGTTGCACTCGCTCACACTCCCTTCCCCACTCCTGTCCTCCAGCAAGCTTTGCCCCAGATCACCAACCCTCctctcccaccacctccacTAGAGGCTGAGAGCCCCTGTAGGACTGCTGAGAGCCCCACGTCACCCTCTCATAAATCCGAGCCGTGCTTACCTCTTCCCTGCAACGGCAAGGAGTCGCTGCTTAACGGCCACACTGACGGCCAAGTAAGTGGTCAAGCAAACGGCCTTCCTGAATCTGCAGATCTGATGACTCTGAAGAAGGCCCTTCCCATGGAGGACTCCACTGAGACTCTCACAGGTGAGGGAGAACCTCCCCCCACCCTGTCTCCCGCAGAGAACCAGGATGTTACCCAGAATAATTTAATTGATGAGGAACAGCCCGAGTCACCGCCACAGGTTCAACCccagaaggagaaagaggacaCGAGGACAGAAGTAGTAAAAGGAAGAGAGCGTGTGTTAACTCCTGTAGACTGCACCCAGGTAGCAGCTCGCCACCTAATCTCCCAGAGCCAGCTCTCAGACCTGTCCCTGTTTGGCTCCCACTGGGAGAGCGTCCAGGGTCTGGTCCAGTCCGCATGCAGCAGCGCCGGTCACTCTGGTGTCAGCCGGGCCCTGCAGCCCAACACTTACCAGAGCCGTCGGCTTGCCAACAAGCTGCTCCGCTCCCAGGGCTTCGCCATCGCCAATGGGTCCCAGTGCTGCCGCAGAGAGGCTCTTTGTTGTCCCAGCAGCCCTCTGCAGCCTGGGTGGCTGTCTGCTGCCAGGAGTGCAGGCTACACCGGCCTGTACGGGCCTGCTGCCGCTGCCCTCAACAGCTACTCCCTGGCAGCACATCAGCTCCTGCCGGTGTCATACTCCTCGCCCTCCGCTTCCAGTTCCCCTCCCCCACCGCAGGCCCCAGCTTACCTGGACGATGACGGACTGCCGGTGCCCATGGACGCCGTGCAGCAGAGGCTGCGGCAGATCGAGGCAGGCTAcaagcaggaggtggaggtgctgaGGCAGCAGGTGCGACAGCTGCAGATGAGACTGGAGAGTAAACAGTACAGCACCCCTCCCTCAGAGCCAGACATCGACTATGAGGATGACATT ACTTGTCTGCGCGAGTCAGACAACAGCAACGAGGAGGATTCTCTGTCGACCCACAGTGAGGACCGTCTGTCTGAGGGCAGCTGGGATCGAGTGGAGCCCAAGGACACAGAG gtcacGAGGTGGGTACCCGACCACATGGCCTCCCATTGTTtcaactgtgactgtgagttCTGGATAGCCAAGAGACGTCACCACTGCAG GAACTGTGGCAACGTGTTCTGTAAAGACTGTTGTCATCTGAAGCTGCCCATCCCCGACCAGCAGCTGTACGACCCGGTGCTGGTCTGCAACACCTGCCACGACCTGCTCCTGGAGTCCCGCACCCGCGAGATCCGCTGCCAGCAGCTCAAGAAGGCCATCGCCACAGcctccagctga
- the mtmr4 gene encoding myotubularin-related protein 4 isoform X2: protein MGEEGPPSLEYIKAKDLFPQKELVKEDESLQVPFPVLQGEGVEYLGHADEAIIAISNYRLHIKFKDSVINVPLRLIESVESRDMFQLHIICKDSKVVRCHFATFKQCQEWVKRLNRSIAHPSRLEDLFALAYHAWCLGGSADDEDQHVHLCRPGDHVRQRMEMEVKRMGFDTQNVWRVSDINCNFKLCSSYPQKLLVPIWITDKELESVASFRSWKRIPVVVYRHQKNGAVIARCSQPEISWWGWRNTDDEYLVTSIAKACQMGTKGTCGAPACRQRGEAPDSCDSDFDSSLTGGSGCDDNTVPQKLLILDARSYTAAVANRAKGGGCECEEYYPNCEVMFMGMANIHAIRNSFQALRTVCSQIPDPGNWLSALESTRWLQHLSVMLKAATLVCSAVEREGRPVLVHCSDGWDRTPQIVALAKILLDPYYRTLEGFQVLVETDWLDYGHKFGDRCGHQENTDDVSEQCPVFLQWLDCVHQLLKQFPCLFEFNEAFLVKLVQHTYSCLYGTFLCNNAREREARNIYKRTCSVWSLLRSGNKNFQNFLYIPSHDMVLQPVCHTRALQLWTAVYLPTSSPCTAVDDSMELYLPMSVAGDELTSRSLDRLPKTRSMDNLLSAFENGVPLTRTSSDPNLNKHCQEGRSALEPSPATEETSADISGEVVPDTGLDSNEGEPLHQSPAKTPEDGPVAESCEDALEEPCLTTQPLPSLPLPPVPLSTDVALAHTPFPTPVLQQALPQITNPPLPPPPLEAESPCRTAESPTSPSHKSEPCLPLPCNGKESLLNGHTDGQVSGQANGLPESADLMTLKKALPMEDSTETLTGEGEPPPTLSPAENQDVTQNNLIDEEQPESPPQVQPQKEKEDTRTEVVKGRERVLTPVDCTQVAARHLISQSQLSDLSLFGSHWESVQGLVQSACSSAGHSGVSRALQPNTYQSRRLANKLLRSQGFAIANGSQCCRREALCCPSSPLQPGWLSAARSAGYTGLYGPAAAALNSYSLAAHQLLPVSYSSPSASSSPPPPQAPAYLDDDGLPVPMDAVQQRLRQIEAGYKQEVEVLRQQVRQLQMRLESKQYSTPPSEPDIDYEDDITCLRESDNSNEEDSLSTHSEDRLSEGSWDRVEPKDTEVTRWVPDHMASHCFNCDCEFWIAKRRHHCRNCGNVFCKDCCHLKLPIPDQQLYDPVLVCNTCHDLLLESRTREIRCQQLKKAIATASS from the exons ggTGAAGAAGGGCCTCCCAGTCTGGAGTATATCAAGGCCAAGGACCTGTTCCCCCAGAAGGAGCTGGTGAAGGAGGATGAAAGCCTTCAG GTGCCATTCCCAGTTCTTCAGGGGGAAGGGGTGGAATATCTTGGTCATGCCGATGAAGCCATCATCGCCATCTCTAACTACCGGCTCCACATCAAGTTCAAGGACTCTGTCATCAAT GTGCCTCTCAGGCTGATAGAGAGTGTGGAGAGCAGAGATATGTTCCAGCTGCACATCATCTGCAAAGACTCCAAAGTTGTGAG ATGCCACTTTGCAACGTTCAAGCAATGCCAGGAGTGGGTCAAACGCCTGAACCGGTCCATAGCTCACCCGTCCAGACTTGAAGACCTGTTCGCCCTGGCCTATCATGCTTGGTGTCTGGGAGGCAGCGCTGATGATGAAGACCAGCACGTTCATCTCTGTCGCCCAG GTGATCACGTGCGTCAGAGAATGGAAATGGAGGTGAAGAGGATGGGCTTCGACACACAGAATGTCTGGAGAGTGTCGGACATAAACTGCAACTTCAA GCTGTGCTCCAGCTACCCACAGAAGCTTTTGGTTCCAATATGGATCACTGACAAGGAGCTGGAGAGCGTGGCTTCTTTCCGATCCTGGAAGAGGATCCCAGTGGTGGTCTACAG GCACCAGAAAAATGGGGCAGTGATCGCCCGTTGCAGCCAGCCTGAGATCAGCTGGTGGGGCTGGAGGAACACGGACGACGAGTACCTGGTGACATCCATCGCCAAGGCATGTCAGATGGGTACCAAGGGCACCTGTGGAGCGCCAGCCTGCCGACAACGCGGGGAAGCTCCCGACTCCTGCGACAGTGATTTTG ACTCCTCCCTGACGGGCGGCTCTGGCTGCGATGACAACACTGTGCCACAGAAGCTGCTTATTCTGGATGCTCGCTCATACACTGCTGCAGTGGCCAACCGAGCCAAGGGCGGAGGCTGCGAATGTGAAG AGTACTACCCCAACTGTGAGGTGATGTTCATGGGAATGGCCAACATCCACGCCATCAGGAACAGCTTCCAGGCTCTGCGGACCGTCTGCAGTCAGATTCCAGATCCAGGAAA CTGGCTTTCAGCACTTGAGAGCACCCGTTGGCTGCAGCACCTGTCCGTCATGCTGAAGGCAGCCACTCTGGTGTGTTCAGCGGTGGAGAGGGAAGGCCGTCCCGTCTTGGTGCACTGTTCAGACGGATGGGACCGCACGCCGCAGATTGTAGCCCTCGCCAAGATCCTATTGGACCCCTACTACAGGACATTAGAG GGCTTCCAGGTGCTCGTGGAGACTGATTGGCTGGACTATGGTCATAAGTTTGGGGACCGCTGTGGCCACCAGGAGAACACTGACGATGTGAGCGAGCAGTGTCCCGTGTTCCTGCAGTGGCTggactgtgttcaccagctgcTCAAACAGTTCCCCTGTCTGTTTGAGTTCAACGAGGCCTTCCTG GTCAAGTTGGTGCAGCACACGTACTCGTGTCTTTACGGCACCTTCCTGTGCAACAACGCTCGTGAGAGGGAGGCGAGGAACATCTACAAACGCACCTGCTCTGTGTGGTCTTTGCTTCGCAGCGGAAACAAGAACTTCCAGAACTTCCTCTATATCCCCAGTCATGATATG GTGCTGCAGCCAGTCTGCCACACACGAGCATTACAGCTGTGGACAGCTGTTTACCtgcccacctcctccccctgcacCGCTGTGGACGATTCTATGGAGCTCTACCTCCCCATGAGTGTCGCAGGAGATGAACTCACCTCCCGTTCtctggacag ACTTCCCAAGACCCGCTCCATGGACAACCTGCTGTCAGCTTTTGAGAACGGGGTGCCCCTGACACGTACATCCAGTGACCCCAACCTCAATAAGCACTGCCAGGAGGGTCGCTCTGCCCTAGAGCCTTCACCAGCCACAGAAGAAACCTCGGCAGACATCTCTGGTGAGGTCGTACCTGACACTGGACTGGACAGCAACGAAGGCGAACCTCTTCATCAGAGTCCTGCCAAGACTCCAGAGGACGGCCCGGTTGCAGAGAGCTGTGAGGACGCACTGGAGGAGCCCTGCCTCACCACACAGCCCCTGCCCTCCCTGCCTCTTCCCCCCGTCCCTCTCAGTACAGACGTTGCACTCGCTCACACTCCCTTCCCCACTCCTGTCCTCCAGCAAGCTTTGCCCCAGATCACCAACCCTCctctcccaccacctccacTAGAGGCTGAGAGCCCCTGTAGGACTGCTGAGAGCCCCACGTCACCCTCTCATAAATCCGAGCCGTGCTTACCTCTTCCCTGCAACGGCAAGGAGTCGCTGCTTAACGGCCACACTGACGGCCAAGTAAGTGGTCAAGCAAACGGCCTTCCTGAATCTGCAGATCTGATGACTCTGAAGAAGGCCCTTCCCATGGAGGACTCCACTGAGACTCTCACAGGTGAGGGAGAACCTCCCCCCACCCTGTCTCCCGCAGAGAACCAGGATGTTACCCAGAATAATTTAATTGATGAGGAACAGCCCGAGTCACCGCCACAGGTTCAACCccagaaggagaaagaggacaCGAGGACAGAAGTAGTAAAAGGAAGAGAGCGTGTGTTAACTCCTGTAGACTGCACCCAGGTAGCAGCTCGCCACCTAATCTCCCAGAGCCAGCTCTCAGACCTGTCCCTGTTTGGCTCCCACTGGGAGAGCGTCCAGGGTCTGGTCCAGTCCGCATGCAGCAGCGCCGGTCACTCTGGTGTCAGCCGGGCCCTGCAGCCCAACACTTACCAGAGCCGTCGGCTTGCCAACAAGCTGCTCCGCTCCCAGGGCTTCGCCATCGCCAATGGGTCCCAGTGCTGCCGCAGAGAGGCTCTTTGTTGTCCCAGCAGCCCTCTGCAGCCTGGGTGGCTGTCTGCTGCCAGGAGTGCAGGCTACACCGGCCTGTACGGGCCTGCTGCCGCTGCCCTCAACAGCTACTCCCTGGCAGCACATCAGCTCCTGCCGGTGTCATACTCCTCGCCCTCCGCTTCCAGTTCCCCTCCCCCACCGCAGGCCCCAGCTTACCTGGACGATGACGGACTGCCGGTGCCCATGGACGCCGTGCAGCAGAGGCTGCGGCAGATCGAGGCAGGCTAcaagcaggaggtggaggtgctgaGGCAGCAGGTGCGACAGCTGCAGATGAGACTGGAGAGTAAACAGTACAGCACCCCTCCCTCAGAGCCAGACATCGACTATGAGGATGACATT ACTTGTCTGCGCGAGTCAGACAACAGCAACGAGGAGGATTCTCTGTCGACCCACAGTGAGGACCGTCTGTCTGAGGGCAGCTGGGATCGAGTGGAGCCCAAGGACACAGAG gtcacGAGGTGGGTACCCGACCACATGGCCTCCCATTGTTtcaactgtgactgtgagttCTGGATAGCCAAGAGACGTCACCACTGCAG GAACTGTGGCAACGTGTTCTGTAAAGACTGTTGTCATCTGAAGCTGCCCATCCCCGACCAGCAGCTGTACGACCCGGTGCTGGTCTGCAACACCTGCCACGACCTGCTCCTGGAGTCCCGCACCCGCGAGATCCGCTGCCAGCAGCTCAAGAAGGCCATCGCCACAGcctccagctga